The Salvelinus namaycush isolate Seneca chromosome 19, SaNama_1.0, whole genome shotgun sequence DNA window GCTTTTTCAGATGTTACAACCTTCATACTGTAACCTTAACTTGTAGCACTTTATAATAATACGTTGTTATGAAGCATTTATGATGGATTAATAAATAGTTTGTTTACCACTTATTAATAAATATGTGAATAACTAGCTTACTAGTTACCACGTATTAATAAATGTGTGAATAACTAGCTTACTAACAGTTACAGATGTGGGAGTAATGATACATCAATGATGAATAAACTATTTACTAATCCATTAAATGCTTTATTACAATGTGTTATTTAAAGTTTTACCAAATCTCTatatgtgactcatttcaggaaactaggcatatgctGCACGTCactacttcccaggagagacatttgaacgtaaacatttatttatcaaaatgcgttattttggcagaaatgccttctggaacatgtgaactttcatgtgtcttAATAACAAAAGTGTACGCTATCTGTAAATacgaaaataaaataaattacaaGCTTAGTTGGTTTAGCCTCGGAAATAGACAGGAACCTTCCAGcttgccatgattggctgagataatggaggGCTATATCAAGCCTGTTTGTCAAACTGGGGAATAAAAACATAGGAACGCCTTAACTTCAGAGTTAAAATAAGTTTAGCTGCCACTTTGCACCATGGATTAAAGAAAGAATAAATTATTGGAATAATTAAGGAATTAACAAATTGCAGAAATCTGATGATGAATGATGAGTCGATGTGAGTAAATAGAGATGGAATCCAACAAATGAGATAGTTGAAAACAACAATTCACAGAGTTTTTGTTGCTTTTCTCTCAGACTTATTTGCCTGTACAGTTTGAACACCAGACacactgtgtcacgccctgaccatagagagctttttattctctatgttggttaggtcggggtgtgactagggtgggacatctaggtgattatatttctatgttggcctggtatagttcccaatcagagacagctgtttatcgttgtctctggttggggatcatatttaggcagccatttcccctttgtgctttgtgggatcttgtctatgtatagttgcccgTGAGCACTATagcagcttcacgtttcgttttgcatTTATTGTTTTCCTTTAGTTTCACTTCAtaataaagaggatggaaccataccacgctgcatcttggtccactcattataacgatcgtgacagaagatcccaccaacaacGAACCAAGCAGCATGCCCAGGAGGAAAGCCAGGAgcggaggacatcctggacgtgggacgagattatggcaggagacagaagcctgccaaggaagcaggcggaggcagcgagggaAGGACAGTGACGACGCCAGGGTTCGCGGCCATGACGCAAGCCCAAAAGACAGCCCGAAAATGTTTTAGGGGGGAGGCATACAGAGTGGTCGGCGACGCTGAGGGGTGAGTCAGAGACCGAGGAGGAATATTGGGAAAGATCGAGCGAGGAGTGGGCGGCGACAGTTGAGGGGAGTGAACCAGAGACTGTCAGTGAGTTGagggagaatgtggaggagagagaaatgagagagttaTTGAATTGGTGGAGGATGCATGACATTTGCCCTAGGGAGCGTGTTATCGATTTAaagccacctgagtcagctctccgtactcatcctgagaagtgtgttaacttctctagggtagggggcagcattttcacgtttggatgaaaagcatacccaaattcaactaccagttactcatccccaggagataagatatgaatattattagtcgatttggaacgaaaacactctgaagtttctaaaactgtttgaatcatgtctttgagtataacataacttatttagcaggcgaaaccccgaggacaaaccattcagaattttctttttttgaggtcactgtcttttcaataaggtttcattgggaaaccagatttctaagcgaattgcttgcagttcctacgttttccactagatgtcatgagaaataggttgaggttattcctttgtgtaatgaagaaatacggccatcttgaagtcgaggcactccagctgtcctggacatgcgcttcaatcaaacagaaggcatgcaacatttcgttttaatcctgtattgaacacatatcatcccgtcttcaattttatcgattattaacgttaaaaaaatacctaaaattgtattacataagtagtttgacaatttttggcaaagtttacaggtaacctttgagatattttgtcgtcatgtttgagcaagttggaaccggtgtttttctggatcaaacacgccaaataaatggacattttggatatatatcgacggaattaatcgaacaaaaggaccatttgtgatgtttatgggacatattggagtgccaacaacagaagctcgtcaaaggtaaggcatgaattatatttttatttctgcgttttgtgtcgcgcctgcagggttgaaatgttttctctcttttgtttacaatggtgatgctcagataatagcattgtatgctttcgctgaaaagcctatttgaattctgacatgttggctggattcacaaccagtatagctttaatttggtatctttcatgtgtgatttaatgaaagtttgattttatagtaattttcaaaGTAAatcattttaatttggcgctctgcattttctcaggctttttgtcAAGTGATACAGTAGTGTCTTGCCTAAActccgatttttggatataaatatgaactttaccgaacaaaaaatacatgtattgtgtaacatgaagtcctatgagtgtcatctgatgaagattatcaaaggttcgtgattcattttatctctatttctgcattttgttaatgctctctttagctggaaaaatggctgtctttttctgtgacttggctcatacctaacataattgtttggtgtgctttcgtcgtaaaacctttttgaaatcggacactttggctggatttacaacaagtgtagctttaaaatggtgtaaaatataCTTGCatgcttgaggaatttaaattttgggatttctgttgttttgaatttggcgccctgcagtttcactggctgttgacgaggtgggacgctaccgtcccacataccctagagaggttaaagttCCGGTACAAGTGATGCCGGTTatacgcaccaggtttccagtacGCCTTcccagcccagtacgtcctgtgccaactccccgtactcgtcctgagaagtgtgttaaagttccggaacaaGTGATGCCGGcaatacgcaccaggtctccagtacgcctttCCAGCCCAGtatgtcctgtgcctcctccccacacttgccctgaggtgcgtgtcaccagcccggcgcaacctgtaccggtcccacgcatcaggcctccagtgcgcctccacagtccagtacgtcctgtgcctcctccccgcactcgccctgaggtgcgtgtcaccagcccggtgccacctgtaccggtcccacacatcaggcctccagtgcgcctccacagtccagtacgtcctgtgcctcctccccgcactcgccctgaggtgcgtgtcaccagccctgTGCCACCAGCAATGGTTGGTAGTCCAGAGCCTCTAGCGACGATCTgcggtccagagcttccagcgacggtctgcggtccagagcctccagcgacggtcggcagtccagagcctccagcgagggttcccagtccggagcctccggcaacgatccacggtccggagtccccggcagCGATCTACAGTCCGGAGCATCCGACGACGATCTACGGtctggagtccccggcgacgatccatggtccggagtccccggcgacgatccaaggtccggagcttccggcgacgatccccgcaccagagccgccattgAGGATGACGTATCcacgagcggagtgggtacttcgcaccgcaccggagccgccccccaacggtagatgcccacccggaccctcccctattgagtcaggttttgcggtcggagtccgcacctttgggggtggtactgtcatgccctgaccatagagagctttttcttctctatgttggttaggtcggggtgtgactagggtgggacatctaggtgattatatttctatgttggcctggtatggttcccaatcagaggcacctgtttatcgttgtctctgattggggatcgtatttaggcagccatttcccctttgtgctttgtgggatcttgcacatgtatagttgcctgtgagcactatagCAGCTTCACATTTCGTTTTGcatttattgttttctttgagtttcacttcataataaagaggatggaaccataccacgctgcatcttggtccacccATTGTAACGATCGTGACACACTGACAGCCTCTTTTAAAAATACCTTTCTGGCCTGTGATCTGGCCAAAACAAAGATGTTCAAATAAAGTGTTATAATAATAGAGCACGAGacaaccattgtaaatacaaggTCAATTATAGTATCCCAATTTAACCCTTCAACAATAAAACATTCTTTCAAACACCTACTCAGTACCTGTACATTTACAAAGTTTTTTATAATAGCAGCATCGTACCTGATACAACAACACCAGGTTATGGATATACAACACATCattcttgttattgttattttagagTGGTACAATAAGGGATCACACACAGCAACATAGCGGCCAATAGATATCAAGACCAAATTGCCCAGAAATAAAGAAGAACACAAACAAGTAATGTAGATTTGAAAAACACAGAAATAATCCCCAAAACTCCATCAAGATTCCATTATTGCTATCGTCATTACTGGTATCACAATCAGTCCCACCAGGAGATCTgacacagccagagagaggatGAGCAGGTTGGTTGGAGTGTGGAGCTGCTTGaagtgagagatggagatgatCACCAGTACGTTCAAAAATACTGTAACTGCTGAAATCAATGAGAAGAAGATGTACATTGTTATGTAGATAGATGTCGATAGCAAAACCTTTCTGCAAGAAGAGTTTCTATCTTGAAAACAGTATTGAACATCTTCGTGTTTCTCCATTTGTAATAAAAGGTCAAAATGCTGAGATCATCCTGCTCCTGCTTGGTCCTGTGTGTGACCCTGTCAGGTCAGCCTTCTGACAAACTCTGAGCTCTGCCTCTCTATTTATCCCTGAGTTACTGACAGACACTCCCCTCCCCAGAgtctctctgcacacacacacacacacacacacacacacacactgttaagatattttatcaaggtttaagataaattattaaataattctactcagaaacttaaccattaggattagaggttatgtagcatggacaAGGGGTAATTAAAAATGATAACCATTTGTGAAGaaaggaatgtatgtgtgtgccgaaAGAAAGCAAAGAGACTCTTTAACCGATGCTTGAAccgacccagctataactctgtggagataAAATAATACAGCGAGAGCCCCTCCAGGTTTTCCgtatctgggggggactggaactgtcagctgagtggtaaggaactgtggcagacaacttgtgaccactgtgaaactgataacagggatggaagtctccccaccaaggaaggggagagaccttggccttgtagtagattgtataacaggtggcggacaatgtatgagaagaagacttgtgaactatgttGCCATTGAATCTGAGAGGAGGGGGGACGTTTATgacgaaatgtgaggtatataaaccaatgtaccGGAAATGATAAACAGAGCTCTCTCGAGAATAAAGCTATTGATTAATTTGGAGACTGGTCTTTGTCTATTTTATGCAAATGAGAACCTAACAAATTCTTAGAAACGGACAGAGTGTTTACTTTGTTATAATTGAATTGGTTAACGAACACACAGGAATGAAATTCCtctatcaatacacacacacacacacacacacacacacacacacacacacacacacacacacacacacacacacacacacacacacacacacacacacacacacacacacacacacgagctcACAAATTAATAAACGGTTAAATAAACAAACAACTTATGAAACATGATGTAATGTATAACAGGACTGGATGTTGCTGTGCCCATCTAGCCTGTCCTTCAGCCTTACTGATTGTTATATATGAAAGTAAAGGTACATTTTCTCAAATTCTGAGCATTTTAGTGGGGAAAATACAGTATGGGTGATGTGTTGGTCACTCAACGGCGAAAATACATGGGAAATAGGATAACTGTGTAAGACTAACAGTTTTTGGGGATGTCAGTGCTCAGTTTGAACCCTAATCCACAAGCTCAGGAGACATGACAGCACGCCACATGTCCGCTGGCCAGTCtgtagtcctttaggtgccttttagcaaactccaagctggctgtcatgtgcattttactgaggagtcgattatgtctggccactctagcataaaggcctgattgctacTTAAGAtagtaagagtcttggtgttttcaatttttttacatttaagaaTCATGGAGTGCACTGTGTACTTGGGAACTTTCAAcggtgcagaaatgttttggtacccgtccccagatctgtacctcaacACAATCTTGTCTGGGAGCTTGATGGACAATTCCATCAACCTCATggtttgtttttttctctgacatgcactgataACTGTGGGACCACCacgtttgaaaccaccaagactcttcctagagctggctgcaatcaggggagaagggccttggtcagggaagtgaccaagaactcaatggtcactctgacagagctccagagttcctctgtggagattagagaaccttccaaaaggacaaccatctctaaaGCCAATCAgtcttttatggtagagtggcccgatttaagccactcctcagtaaaaggcacatgacagcccacatggagtttgccaaaggtacctaaaaagactctcagaccatgagaaacttgattctctggtctgaagaaaccaagattgaactcttcggcctgaaaatcaagagtcacgtctggaggaaaccttgcaccatccatattaagaagcatggtggtggcaacatcatgctgtggagatgtttttcagcggcagggacttggagactagtcaggatcggggGAAAGATgatcggagcaaagtacagagagatccttgatgaaaacctgctccagagcactcaggatcttagactggggcgaaggtttaccatCCAACAGGacgacgaccctaagcacacagccaagacaacgcaggagtggcttcgggagaagTCTCTGAAAGTCCTAGAGTGgtccagccaaagcccggacttgaacccgatcgaacatctctggagaaacctgaaaattgctgtgcagcaacactccctatccaacctgacagagtttgacaggatctgcagagaagaatgggagaaactctccaaataaaggtgtaccaagcttgtagcgtcacacccaagcagaattgatgctgtaatcgctgcaaaaggtgcttcaaaaaagtactgagtaattttgaaaacatttctgaaaacatttttttctttgacaatatggggtatagtgtgtagattaatgaggaaaaacaatttaattaattttagaataagtctgtaacttaacagaatgtggaaattgtcaatgagtcaattggaggtgtacctgtggatatatttcaaggcctaccttcaaaatcagtgcctctttgcttgacatcatgggaaaatcaaaagaaatcagccaagacctaaaaaaaaaaaattgtagacctccacaagtctggttcatccttggaagcaatttccaaacgcctgaaggtaccatgttcatctgtacaaaatatagtacacaagtataaacaccatgggaccaagcagccgccataccactcaggaaggagacacgttctgtctccttgaggtgaacgtactttggtgcgaaaagtgaaaatcaatcccagaacaacagcaaaggaccttgtgaagatgctggaggaagcaagttcaaaagtatctctatccacagtaaaacgagttctatatcgacatagcctgaaaggccgctcagcaaggaagaagccactgctccaaaaccgccatcaaaaagccagattacggtttgcaactgcacatggggacaaagatcgtacttttttgagaaatgtcctctggtctgatgaaagaaaaatagaactgttttgccataatgaccatcgttatgtttggaggaaaaagggggaggattgcaagatgaagaacaccattccaaccgtgaagcacaggggtggcagcatcatgttgtgggggtgctttgctgcaggagggactggtgcgcttcacaaaatagatggcatcatgagggaggaaaatgatgtggatatattgaagccacatctcaagacatcagtcaggaagttaaagcttggttgcaaatgggtcttccaaatggagaatgaccacaagcatacttccaaagttgtggcaaaatggcttaaggacaacaaagttaaggtattggagtggccgtcacaaagccctgaactaaATCCTacagaagatttgtgggcagaactgaaaaagcgtgtgcgaacaaggagacctacaaacctgactcagttacaccggctctgtcaggaggaatgggccgaaattcacccaacttattgtggtaagcttgtggaaggctacccaaaggctaactttgacccaagttaaacaatttaaaggcaatgctaccaaatactatttgagtgtatgtaaacttctgacccactggaaatgtgatgaaagaaataaaagctgaaataaatcattctctctactattgttctgacatttcacattcttaaaataaagtggtgatcctaactgacctaagacagggctttttaccaggattaaatgtcaggaattgtgaaaaactgagtttaaatgtatttggctaaggtgtatgtaaacttccggcttcaactgtatatatacagtacccgtcaaaagtttggacacacctactcattccagtttttaaaactatttctacattgtacaataatagtgaagacatcaaaactatgaaataacacatatggaatcacgtagtaaccataaaagtgttaaacaaatcaaaacatattttagatttttatattttagattcttaaaagtagccacacctggaggtgtgttgggtcattgtactgttgaaaaacaagtgtcCTACAGCAAACATATTCACAAATAATACATTATCTGATGAAATTGCTTTAGAAAAGGGCACAAGACAGGGAGGTCCCCTCTCCCTCCTGTTTGCACTGGCAATTGAACCGCTTGCAGACAAAATTAGACAGGACCCATTTAGCAAAACAGGTATCAGTATTGGAAAACATTCATACAAACTAAACATATTTGCAGATGATTCTCTGATATTCCAGACCAATATTGAAAACTCAATAATACTGTAAAATATCAGGAAATAATTTTGGTTTGACCAATTCAGATATTTTCAAAATACATGCGATTTAAACGTTTTATATCACAACATTTTGATTTGAAGTCAGAGCAAtcttgagggaatcctatttgagtcagaTAATGATATTAATGTGATAGGTAAGccatacaaaaccttgcagagagcctatccaactgacaatctcttagaaaaaaatataaactattggaaccaagacatAAAAAGAAGTGATATTGGCGAGATAACAGTTGACAAAAGTGCACGTAAAATCCAGTAAAAATGTATGCCTATAATtcattatacaagagacaaaattcacaaattcgaCATCAcaatggcagagtcatgtctgaagtgtaaactaacaatgactcaataatccgtGCCGTCTGAGAATGTTATGAAGTCCAAAAGTAATATGCGGAgatagaaagttggctgtcagaagtatcaCAATGTGAATTTACTTTCAaaccgtctgtctgcatatttccaGACATGGCATCTGAGGGTGCAGCGAGATACCCGATTGGCTGAACGATACTTTTCTCGTCAATCATCTTTAAACAAAACGCATACTTTAAAATTGGAAATCAACCAATCTTCTGTCATTAACGCAATGGAAAGGTCAAATTCTTTATCTTCTAAAAATTGAAAGTCTGTgggtgatggagagaaagagaatggtGCCGTCTGAGGCCATGTGGCGGAAAGTGACGTGGGTGCTGAGGATGGGGTGTGTGCTAGTGGGCCGGTGGAGTTGATGTTTATATTATGTAGTCGTTtgtatgtgcatgtgtatgttttgtattgtttataaaagatcaaataaaaatacaattataGATATAAAAAATATTGTCCCCGTAATGTAACTGAGCCAAAGTCTCCCTCAACTTGATGAAGTATGATGCAGAATTCAGTTTTAATAAATAATAAAgcataattaataataataataattcagttcTTATGGACATTTTTACAAGTCTTCGGAATGTTTCTATGGAATGCCACAAATGTTGATTTAATTTACTATAAGCGCGTACAACATAAACATATGCCCTCATCAACTTCCCTACTGTCCGCTTTCCTACACTGGCCAGCTGACATGTGATATGCCGTCATGTCTCCTGAGGTTGTggattatggtccaaacacagcaTGGACATGACCAAAACAGTTACTCTAACACAGCTATCCTACTTCCCATGAAAAAAAGCCTTTGGGTGACCAAAACATCACCCATAATATATTTTCCCAATAAAATGCATACAATCCTGTCATGCATTACATCATTCTGTGCTCACTTGTGTATGTTTTCGTGCTTTTGTGTGCAGAGAGACTCCGGGGAGGGGAGTGGCTGTCAGTAATTCAGGGATAAATAGAGAGGCAGAGCTCCGAGTTTGACAGAAGGCGGCCCCGACAGGGTCACACACAGGACCAAGAAGGAGCAGGATGATCTCagcatttagatttttttttacaaatggaGAAACATGAAGATGTTCAATACTGTTTTCAAGACAGAAACTCTTCTTGCAGAAAGGCTTTGCTATTGACATCTATCTACATAACACTGTACATCTTCTTCTCATTGATTTCAGCAGTTACAGTATTTTTGAACGTACTGGTGatcatctccatctctcacttCAAGCAGCTCCACACTCCAACCAACCTGCTCatcctctctctggctgtgtcAGATCTCCTGGTGGGACTGATTGTGATACCTGTAATGACTGTAGCAATAACGGAATCATGTTGGGTTTTTGGGGAATATTTCTGTGCGTTTCTTCTCTACATTAGTTGTTTATGTCCTTCTTTATCTCTGGGCAGTTTGGTCTTGATATCTATTGACCGCTATGTTGCTGTGTGTGATCCCTTATTGTACCActctaaaataacaataacaagatTGATGTGTTGTATATCCATTACCTGGTGTTGTTGTATCATATACAATGCTGCTATTATAAAGGACATTGTAAATGTACAGATACCCAGTAGGTGTTTGAAAGAATGTTTTATTGTTGAAGCAATAACCTGGGGTAATATCATTGACCTTGTAATTACAATGGTTGTCCCGTGCTCTATTATTATAACACTTTATATGAAAATCTTTGTGGTGGCCAGATCACAGGCCAGAAAGGTATTTTCAAAAGAGGCTGCCAGTGTGTCTGGTGTTAAAACTGTACAGGCAAATAAGTCTGAGAGAAAAGCAACAAAAACTCTGTCTATTGTTGTTTTCACCTATCTAAGTTGTTGGATTCCATTtatattttcttttttctttctttctttcttaattgACAATTTATCATTCATCATCAGCTTTCTGCCATTTGTTAATTCCTTAATTAATCCAATAATTTATGCTTTCTTTTATCCATGGTTCAAAGTGACAGCTAAACATATTTTAACTCTGAAGTTAAGGCGTTCATAGTTCCTATATTTGTATTTCTAAGATTGAAAAACATAGGTTTGACATAGTTATGTTATACAATTGTTCTTTCATGTAACAATACTCTGACAATACAGAGATGAATCTGGTGTTGATACAGCATTATTTGTCTGGATTGGATTGGAATGACTTGGAAAACGTATAAGAAGGCATAAGCTTGTTTTATAAAAGACATTGTAGTCATTTTGGGTTGTATATTCCAAAAACCAACGTCTGTTGTTGTTCTATGTTATTTAATGATAAATAGTATGTAAGTATTCTAAAAGTACATTTTGAGGACGAGTCATTATGTATGTTTAACATCACCCTCTAGTGGCTCGATTGTTACACAACACCTTTAACAAGTGTCCTGAATTTTAAACGTTCAATACTGCAGAATATCAGATAACGTCCAAGTCTATCTCAATGGCGTATGTAAGTAGTTGAGGGTAAAATGCAAGAATATGTAATTATGTGTACCACTTTATaatgttcagtaataaaccatttgTAAGGCATTTACAGTTTGCTCACCATTAATTATTACGCACACATTTACTAAATGTTACTCACCTGGCTATTATGACATGTATAAATAACTACAAAATGCATTAATGATTCAACTCAACAGTGCAGGAGACCACAGCAGACACTTCAACCTCAACATACTGGGTAtgaacactaccactactctcactacatcACTGCTGCCAGGTCAGGGGTCACACCAGAGCAGCTCTCTCAGAAGCTGTTTATTGTGAATGAATATAGTGATTGGGTAACACACTAAATAATTAATAATGGATAAGTATATAGTTTATTCTTAATTTATGTATCATTACTCCTGCATCTGTTTTAGCAAGCTAGTTCATCACAAAATCATAAAGAACTTTTATGGTATGTAATAATGATTTATAAGATCATTCATAAGATGTTTAATACATGTCCTTATAAACCATTTAATAATCATTAGTAAAGTAAATTTGCGGTCCCTAATCTAAAGTGAGG harbors:
- the LOC120063675 gene encoding trace amine-associated receptor 13c-like, which gives rise to MEKHEDVQYCFQDRNSSCRKALLLTSIYITLYIFFSLISAVTVFLNVLVIISISHFKQLHTPTNLLILSLAVSDLLVGLIVIPVMTVAITESCWVFGEYFCAFLLYISCLCPSLSLGSLVLISIDRYVAVCDPLLYHSKITITRLMCCISITWCCCIIYNAAIIKDIVNVQIPSRCLKECFIVEAITWGNIIDLVITMVVPCSIIITLYMKIFVVARSQARKVFSKEAASVSGVKTVQANKSERKATKTLSIVVFTYLSCWIPFIFSFFFLSFLIDNLSFIISFLPFVNSLINPIIYAFFYPWFKVTAKHILTLKLRRS